A window of the Motacilla alba alba isolate MOTALB_02 chromosome 26, Motacilla_alba_V1.0_pri, whole genome shotgun sequence genome harbors these coding sequences:
- the SARS1 gene encoding serine--tRNA ligase, cytoplasmic, whose product MVLDLDLFRADKGGDPAMVRDMQRKRFKDPGLVDALVRADGAWRRCRFRADNLNKLKNLCSKTIGDKMKKKEPVGTDESVPESAQNLDELTADVLGCLQVSQIKKVRLLIDEAILECDAERLRLEAERFESLREIGNLLHPSVPISNDEDVDNKVERVWGDCSCRKKYSHVDLVVMVDGYEGEKGAVVAGSRGYFLKGPLVFLEQALIQYALQSLRARGYTPVYTPFFMRKEVMQEVAQLSQFDEELYKVIGKGSERAEDSSIDEKYLIATSEQPIAALHRDEWLRPEDLPLKYAGLSTCFRQEVGSHGRDTRGIFRVHQFEKIEQFVYSSPHDNKSWEMFEEMMATAEEFYQSLEIPYHIVNIVSGSLNHAASKKLDLEAWFPGSGAFRELVSCSNCTDYQARRLRIRYGQTKKMMDKVEFVHMLNATMCATTRTICAILENHQTPEGIRIPEKLQNFMPPDLRELIPFIKPAPIEQELSKKQKKQQEGGSKKKAGGGRDQVLEEQMKNMEV is encoded by the exons ATGGTGCTGGACCTGGACCTGTTCCGCGCCGACAAGGGCGGAGACCCCGCCATGGTGCGGGACATGCAGCGCAAGCGTTTCAAGGACCCCGGGCTGGTGGATGCGCTGGTGCGAGCGGACGGCGCCTGGCGGAGGT GCAGATTTCGTGCTGACAACCTGAACAAGCTGAAGAACCTGTGCAGCAAAACCATTGGGGACAAGATGAAG AAAAAGGAGCCAGTAGGGACGGATGAATCTGTACCAGAGAGTGCACAGAACCTGGATGAACTCACAGCTGATGTCCTGGGG TGTCTCCAGGTATCCCAGATAAAGAAAGTTCGGCTGCTCATTGATGAGGCCATCCTGGAGTGCGATGCTGAGCGCCTGCGGCTGGAGGCTGAACGCTTTGAGAGCCTCCGGGAGATTGGGAACCTCCTCCACCCCTCTGTGCCCATTAGCAACGACGAG GATGTGGACAACAAGGTGGAGCGGGTGTGGGGtgactgcagctgcaggaagaagtATTCTCATGTGGATCTGGTGGTGATGGTGGATGGCtatgagggggaaaagggcGCTGTGGTGGCTGGCAGCCGTGGCTACTTCCTTAAG GGCCCGCTGGTGTTCCTGGAGCAGGCACTGATCCAGTACGCGCTGCAGAGCCTCCGTGCCCGGGGTTACACCCCGGTGTACACCCCCTTCTTCATGCGCAAGGAGGTGATGCAGGAGGTGGCCCAGCTCAGCCAGTTTGACGAGGAGCTTTACAAG GTGATCGGGAAGGGCAGTGAGCGGGCGGAAGACAGTTCCATCGATGAGAAGTACCTGATTGCCACGTCAGAGCAGCCTATCGCCGCCCTGCACCGCGACGAGTGGCTGCGGCCTGAGGACCTGCCCCTCAAGTACGCAGGGCTCAGCACCTGCTTCCGCCAGGAGGTGGGATCCCATGGCCGGGACACCCGCGGCATCTTCCGCGTCCACCAGTTTgagaag ATTGAGCAGTTTGTCTACTCCTCCCCCCATGACAACAAATCCTGGGAGATGTTTGAGGAGATGATGGCCACAGCTGAGGAATTCTACCAGTCCCTCGAGATTCCCTATCACATCGTCAACATCGTCTCGG GCTCCCTGAACCATGCAGCCAGCAAAAAACTGGATTTGGAGGCTTGGTTCCCTGGCTCTGGTGCCTTCCGCGAGCTTGTCTCCTGTTCCAACTGCACTGACTACCAGGCCCGGCGTCTGCGCATCCGCTATGGCCAGACCAAGAAGATGATGGACAAG GTAGAGTTTGTGCACATGCTGAACGCCACCATGTGTGCTACCACCCGCACCATCTGCGCCATCCTGGAGAACCACCAGACTCCTGAGGGCATCCGCATCCCTGAAAAGCTCCAAAACTTCATGCCTCCAG ACCTGCGGGAGCTGATTCCATTCATCAAGCCGGCGCCCATTGAGCAGGAGCTCTccaagaagcagaagaagcagcaggaaggagggagcaAGAAGAAGGCAGGGGGGGGACGTGAccaggtgctggaggagcagatgAAGAACATGGAGGTCTGA